GCGGTTGAAGAATGCCCACATCCCATTGCGCGACTTCGACAATGCGCAACGTATCGCGTGGGGGCTGGATCCTTACGAAGACGTTTGGGAAGACAGTTTCTCTTCACTTGCCCAGATCAGCAATCAGCCTAAAGCATTCGATCTGCCACGGAAGCAACTGCCCGCAAACTTTTACTACGTAGGGCCGCTCTTTCAGGCTACCAGCCGTCAGCTTGTAGCATTCCCTTGGGAGCGTCTCGACGGCCGCCCACTCATCTATGCTTCCATGGGCACCGCTCAGAATGGATTGGAATGGGTCTTTCGCGCCATCCTTGAAGCATGCGCCGGCCTCGATGTGCAGCTGATTCTGTCGCTGGGAGCAGGCGTTATCACTGCAGACGATCTAGATATTCCGGCGAACGCGATAGTTGTTCCATACGCACCTCAACCTCAGATGCTTGAAAGGGCCGCCGTGTGCATCACGCATGCAGGACTGAATACGGCTCTTGAGTCACTCTCGCATGGTGTCCCCATGATTGCGATTCCGATCACGACGGATCAGCCGGGTGTGGCAGCCCGCATCCGTTATACGCAAACTGGCGAAGTGATCCCTCTTGAGGAACTTACAGCAGGGAGGTTGCGCGATCTCATCCACAAAGTCATGGGGGAAAGCTCCTATCGCGAACGTTCCCGAGCGCTTCAGCAGGCTTTCATTGCGGAACGGCCACTCATCCGCGCCTGCGAAATTATTGAAAGCAAGGTGCTCTCGGAGATTCGTCGTCTCTAGAAGCTGCGATGCGGGATGACCTTGAGCTGTTGATGGCGGGAGATCATCTACGTCCGTTGGCCAGGAATATTTACCGTTGGATTTTGTCCAAGTGAGGACGATTCCAGCAAGCTGCCGGAGAGGTGGCCTGTCGGGGATTTCCTCTTCTTCAGCATGAGCAATAAGTTCATTGCTGTTCGGTCCATGATTTACAGAATTCAGACGAGGTTCATTTGGCACGTATCGGCTTTTTATCCTTATCCGCAACCGGACATATCAATCCAGCAACGGCCTTGGCCAGAGGGTTACAAGACCGAGGTCATGAAATCATCTTTTTTGGTGTGACGGACATGGCTCATACGATTACGGGGCGTGGACTAGGCTTTATTCCGTACGGGCTTAAAGAGTATCCAGTCGGCTCAATGCAACAACTCTACAATAAGCTCGGAAAGCTGAAAGGCACTGAAGGTTTTCAGTTTTTCCTAGAACGCATGTTGGCTCAAGCAGAGGTTGTGTTTCGAGAGTTGCCGCAACTGATCACGGAACAAAAGATTGAGGCTCTGGTTATCGATCAACTGTTTCCAGGCGGTCCGACCGTCGCACAATACCTCGATCTACCCTATGCCTCGCTTGCCGCCGCATTGGCGGCAAATGAAGAGCCTGGCGTGCCTCCGCTCACCTTGAACTGGGATTACGAGGACGGTGTAGTCGCCGAAGTACGGAACCTGGCCGCTTGGAAGCAGATAGGAATGGCTTTCATCCCATGGCGCGACTTCGATAACTCACAACGCAAGGCCTGGGGCCTCACTCCCTATACCAAACTTTTCCAAGACAGCTTCTCTCTTCTTGCTCAGATCGCCAACCAGCCTAAAGCGTTCGACCTGCCCCGAAAAGAGCTCCCCGCGAGCTTTTACTACGCAGGGCCTCTCGTTAGCGCTGCCGCGCGGCAACCCGTGGATTTTCCCTGGGAGCGTCTCGACGGACGGCCCCTGATCTATGCCTCCATGGGTACTCTCCAAAATGGCCTTGATTGGATCTTCCGGATCATCCTCGAGGCATGCGCTGGCCTGGACGCGCAGCTGATTGTGTCGCTGGGAGGTGGAGCTCTCACCGCGAGCGAACTGGATATTCCATCCAACGCGATCGTTGTGCCGTATGCCCCTCAACCCCAGGTGCTTGAACGGGCTGCTCTATGCATTACGCATGGAGGTCTGAATACGACGCTTGAATCGCTCATGAACGGTGTCCCGATGGTCGCGATCCCCATTACAAATGATCAACCGGCCGTGGCGGCCCGCATCCGTTATACGCAAACCGGTGAAGTGATCTTGCTTGAAGACCTTACGGTCGACCGACTGCGTGATCTCGTTAAAAAAGTACTGACCGAATCTTCCTATCGCGACCGCTCGCAAGCGCTTCAGCGAGCCATCTTGGCTGAGCGGCCACTCATCCACGCCTGCGAAATCATCGAAAGCAAGGTGCTGTCAGAGATTCCTGCGCGAAAGATCAATTAAGTAAGGACAACGCAGCATCAGATTTCATGAGTAGAGCACAAAACCAAGATTGATCTGGCCGATAGTCCGTGTCGTGCGGCGGAAGACGCCGATGCCTTCGCGGCTGCCTCCGTCGTTGGTATTTCCTTCGATCGTGGTGAGTTGGTTGCCATGGACTTCCTCAATCAAGCCCATGTGCCCGGCCGTTCCCGAAGTACGAAGCAGAAATAGCGTTCCTGGAACGATGAGCGACGGTTCATTTTGCGCTTCCTCCGAAAGAATGCGGCGGGCGGAGCTGACATGATTCGCGTCGGCCCAATGGGCGAGTACGCCCGCTGTTTTGGGACATGGATTTGGAGTGTCGAGGGATCCAGCAGCCTTATCAAAACACCAGTAGACGAAGCAGGCGCACCAGGCAAAATGTCCGGCCGGGTCGAGTCCTGTCTTTTCGATATATAGATCCACTTCGGGTCCACGGTTGGAGCCCGGGGGTACTTCCATCGTCCCAATTTCCCCAGCGGCGACGTTGAGAATCTTTTTCAGGAGTGGCGATACCGCCTTGGTCTTGGTAAGGGTAGGAACAGTTCGGTCGCCAAAGAGCACGGCCCACGTTGTGGGCCCTACTTTGCCGTCGATGAGTAAGGGTGTCCCGTTGCTGTCCACAGAACGCGCTTGAAAGTGCTCGACTGCGCCAGCGGTTTCTGCTCCGTACTTGCCGTCGACATCGACGGGGCCGCAACCCACAATAACCAGTCGTTTTTGAATTGCTGTGACTGCTTCTTTATTCGTGCTGCCAGCCATGATGGTCGTTCCGGGGAATACTAGTTTGGGCATTAAAATGCTCCTCGTCAAGAAGTGGGGTGCGCGCCATTCTAGGTTCTTTGCCCTTAACTGATCTGGATTTGCCGGTGTTCGTCGACAATCCTCTCGTCCACATCTCGAAGCGAGCTCTTTGAAAGGTGATTTAAAGCCTTTCCCTCCGCTGAAACGTTCTCTGGGGAAGTCCATTCAAAATTGCTGATAACCGAACGAAATGCTATCCTCTATCAGACACTTAGAGTGGACTTGAGAGCATAGAGAAGCAGGAGCAACGTAGAACCGTGTTGGCAACCGCAAAGAAATCTGACATCATTTCCAAGTTTCGTACGCATGAGTCGGACACCGGCAGCCCGGAAGTCCAGATCGCGATCCTCAGCGAACGCATTGGCGAACTTACTGAGCACTTCAAGACGCACAAGAAGGATCATGGCTCGCGTCGCGGCCTCCTCATGCTCGTCAGCAAGCGCCGTCGTCTGCTCGATTACCTGAAGAAGAATGACTCTGACCGGTATCGCGAAGTGATTGGCAAGCTCGGCATCCGCAAGTAGCTGCTGCGCCATCCGCGCATACCCGTGCGCCCATCCAGTGAAAGACGAAATCCTTTCCTAAATGATTCTTATGCAATGCGCGAATCCTCTCCGCCCATCAACCCATACGACGGGTGCCGGAGAGGATTTGCCGCTTTTGCACGCCTGCGCCTGTCCATGGAAATATTCCGGACGCGCGGCCCACGACTTCCAACAATAGAGAACAAAGAGAGAGCACACCTATGAAACAGGAAGTGACCGTAGAACTTGCCGGTGGCAAGCGCATCACCTTTGAGACGGGCCGCATTGCCAAGCAGGCATCCGGCGCAGCCTTCACCTCCTCGGGAGACGTCGTCATCCTCGCCACTGCAGTAGGCGCACCCGACCCGAAGGAAGGCATCGACTTCTTTCCCCTTACCGTGGAGTATCGCGAAACCGCTTACGGTGGTGGACGCATTCCCGGTGGCTTCATCAAGCGCGAAGGCCGTCCCTCAGAGAAGGAGATCCTTACCTGCCGCCTGATCGATCGCCCCTGCCGGCCGCTCTTCCCGGATGGCTACCGCAACGAGACCCAGGTCATTGCTTTTGTTTATTCTGCGGATAAGGAAAACGATCCTGACGTCATCGCGATCAACGCAGCCTCCTGCGCGATCTCGCTCTCCGACCTTCCCTTCCAGGGCCCCATCGGCGCTGTTCGTGTCGGGCTGATCGATGGCAACTTCATCGTCAATCCGACCTATACCGAGCGCAAGGAATCTCTGATCAACATCATCGTTGCTGGCACCAAGGACGGCATCGTGATGGTGGAGTCCGGTGCAAAAGAAATTCCGGAAGACAAGGTGATCGACGCCATTGAGTTCGGCCATGAACAGGTAAAGCTGATCTGCGCTGGAATCGACGAGCTCGTCGCCAAGGCTGGCAAGGCAAAGCGCATCGTCAATCCTGTTGAGATCGACGATGCCTTTTACAACGACCTGAAGTCCAAAGTCTACGACCGCGTCGCCGATGCGCTCGACACCCAGAAGTATGCCAAGATCGACAGCTACGCCAAGATCAAAGAGATCAAAGACGAGCTAAAGAAGGCCCTTCCCGAAGGCGACGCCGCGGCCTCCAAGAAGCTCAGCAAGTACTACGAACTGCTTCGTGAAGAGATCTTCCGCAACCAGGTCACGAAGGACCGTATCCGTCCCGATCGCCGTGCCTTCGACGAAATCCGCACCATCGATATCGAAGTCGGTATCCTTCCTCGCACCCACGGTTCGGCACTCTTTACCCGCGGTGAAACCCAGGCGCTCGTTACAGCCACGCTCGGTACCGGCGATGACGCACAGCGCATGGAATCGTACGAGGGAGAACAGAAGAAGCGCTTCATGCTTCACTATAACTTCCCACCGTATAGTGTTGGTGAAGTTGGACGTATGACAGGAACCAGCCGTCGCGAAGTCGGCCATGGTGCTCTTGCATACCGTGCCATCGAAGCAGTTCTCCCACCTGAGGCTGAGTCCCCCTACACCCTTCGTGTTGTTTCCGACATCACGGAATCCAATGGTTCGTCCTCCATGGCGTCGGTCTGCGGCGCATCGCTCGCTCTCATGCAGGCTGGTATCTCCCTCAAGGGGTCGGTCGCTGGCGTTGCGATGGGTCTTGTGAAGGAAGGCGATTCTTACGCCATCCTGACCGATATTGCAGGTGCGGAAGATCACTACGGCGATATGGATTTCAAGGTCGCTGGAACCCGCAACGGTATCACCGCGATGCAGATGGACATCAAGATCATGGGCATCACGCCCCAGATTATGCGTGAAGCGATGGAGCAGGCACGTCATGGCCGTCTCTTCCTTCTCGACAAGATGGACGCCGTGATCGCTTCCGCAAACGAAGAGAAGTCGCGCTACGCTCCGCAGATCCGCACGTTGCAGATCCCCACGGACAAGATCCGCGACCTCATCGGACCCGGCGGCAAGATCATCCGTGGCATCGTCGAAGCCACCCAGGTCAAGATCGACGTCGACGATACGGGCCGCGTCAGCATCGCGTCCTCGGATCCCGACAACCTCGCCCGCGCCATCCAGATGGTTTCGGACATCACGGCAGTTCCTGAAATCGGCAAGACCTATCTAGGTAAGGTAGTCCGTCTGGCGGAGTTCGGCGCTTTCGTCGAGATCTTCCCCGGTACCGACGGTCTCCTGCACGTCTCCGAGATCGCAGAACACCGCGTCAAGGAAGTGAAGGATGAACTTCGTGAAGGCGATCAGGTCTTGGTAAAGGTCCTTGCCATCGAAGGCAATCGCATCAAGCTCTCCCGGAAGGCTGTTCTGCGCGAGCAGCGTGCGAAACTCGGCCTCCCTGAGGTTGAGCCAGCAGGCGGCGATGTTCCCCGTGGAACAGCCCCGACAAGCGATAAGCGCAGCGACGAAGAAACCATCACCCTTGAAGGTGGCGATGACTTCGACGATGAGGATGAGGATGACGATGAGGACTTCGACGGTGATGAGCCGACAGAAGGCGCAACAAATGCTCCCGCAACGGATGCGCCGCACGGCGCACGTCCCGCAGGCACAGGCGATGCAGCGCGTCGTCGCCGCCGTCGTGGCGGACGCCGTCCCGGTGCAGCGGGCGGAGCCCCTCCTCGCCAGTCGTAATTGTGATCCGATAAAAAGAAAGAGCCAGCGTACCTACGCTGGCTCTTTTCTTTTTCGTTCATCCGCATACACTTGAAAAAACAATGGCAGCTTCCATGTATATCGTCGTCGAAGGCGAAGATCCCGGCTTCGACATCTTCGTCAACGGTCGAGCCATCGCGCGCAACGAGGATGGGCTCGAACAACTCGCGATCTCGCTCGCCGTCCGTCCCCTGATCGAGTTCTTCTCTGCGGACGAAAATTCGATGGCGCTCCTGATCGAAGAGGGAGCGGGGAATCCGGAGCTGCTTCCAAGTCTTCCGGCGCCACAGTGGTATGCCGGCGAGGACGGTCTCAGTACGGTTCAGGCGCTCGTTGCTGAACTCGCTCGCGATCCTGCGATCCTGGGTAGTGAAACAGAAATCATTCGCGAAGAACTCTCCCAATACATCACAGTCCTGCGCAAAACCGCAGAGCGCAACCTCCGCTGGCATCTTGCGGTTAGTTGGAGATAGTCGGTTGCAGATGGCGGTCAGGAAGTCGGTATGCTTTTTCTCAATTGCAGCCTTCTCGTCTTGAAAAAATTCAAGATCGGTAGCTCGATCAGCCAGTAGCATGCCAAGCCAAAACTCAGACCCATAAGGCAGCCCAGCAGCAATCCCATCGTAGGGGATAGACGCTTTGCGAGCATCAGGTGTCTTATGATCGTGATGCCGTACTCATGCACAAGATAGATTGAGTAAGAAGCGTCGCCCAGTAATAGCGACCAGCGTGGCAGCCTGCTTCCAATGACGCCTTCAAGCGACAGGGCGGAAATCAAAATAAGAAAAGACAAAATCCCCCACTGCACTACACGCAGGGTATAGAACGGCGCGGTTATTTCAAGGGTAAGGGAAGCCAGAAGCAGGAAAGCCGCTACGACTGCAGGCAATCTCATCTTAGACCGCGTGTACCAGATGGCCGCCACCATTCCCAAGCCAAACTCCAGATACAACGAGAGATCCATGTGCACCGAAGGGAGAGGCACCGTGATGCCTACCAGACCAATCAGAACAACGAGGGGAAGCACGATCTCCATCACTCGTCCCGTCCAAAGAATGACCAAAGCGATGAGCAGATAAAAAGCCATCTCGTAGGTAAGCGTCCATCCTACCGAGACAATGGGCAGATACTCGCCGAATCGACCGCGTGTCGGCAGGAAGAGATAGGAGCCGGCAATATGCAGGAAGGTAAAGGGCACTCCGAAGTACAGCATGGACAGAAAGGTTCGTGTGGTTACAAGCCAATACAGAGGGACAATTCTTTCCAGTCGCCTTTGGAAAAACCTGGCTGTGGCCGCGAAGCCGGATCTACTGGAATCGATCGAAAGTGGAATGATGAATCCGCTGATGACGAAAAAGAGATCAACCCCGCTGGCGCCGTTGTCCCATACTTTATGCCCCGGAGTGAATGGAGCCATCACGTCAGAAAAGTGGTGCACCACGACGAGCATCACGGCAATGCCGCGGAGAACTTGCAGGGTACGCAGCGGGGCCGGTCTAGGGGATGAAGCCACAAGCTCAAGTTTAGCTGGTGCATGCGTCTTTCAGAGACAAGAGCAGAACCCCGAAGAGCAATGGGCCGGTTTGGCGTGAAATCACTCTTCATAGAGTGAAGAGGCTTCCGTGGCGTAGGCTGGAGGTCTCCGCTCCGCACGCAACGTCAACTGAAACTGTCTGAAAGAAAGGTTTGTGAAACACCCATGATCATCACCGAAGAGTTTGTCGAACTCACTACCCCATATGGCCCCATGCGCACCCACATCCTCCGTCCCGTTGCGGCAGGAAAGTATCCTGGCATTGTGTTTTATTCGGAGATCTTTCAGGTGACAGGCCCCATTCGTCGCACTGCTGCTCTGATTGCTGGTCACGGATACATCGTCGCCATGCCCGAGGTTTACCACGAGTTCTGCGAGCCGGGCGAGGTCTTCGCCTACGATCAGGCTGGTTCCGACAAGGGCAATGCACTCAAGACCACCAAAGAGCTTGCCAGCTACGACGCAGACACCCGCGCCGTTCTCGACCATCTCAAGCAGCGCCCCGACTGCACCGGCGAGCTAGGCGCGCTTGGCATCTGCATGGGAGGACACCTTGCCTTCCGCGCTGCCTTCGAGAAAGATGTCCGCGCTACCGCCTGCTTCTATGCCACCGACATCCACAAAGGATCTCTGGGCAAAGGCATGAAGGACGATTCCATAGCGAGAGCCAGAGAGATCGAGGGCGAACTTCTCATGATCTGGGGACGCCAGGATCCGCACGTTCCACTCGAAGGCAGACGCAAAGTGCAGACCCTGCTCGACGAGCTCAATCTTCGTTACAACTGGGTCGAAGTCAACGGTGCCCACGCTTTTATGCGCGACGAAGGCGCACGTTACGACCCCGAACTGGCTCTCCGTCTCTACGGAGCGGTCCTGGACCTCTTCCACAGGCGTCTCGGTCAGGGCGACCGCTAAAAGAAAGGGGGCGCAGCGATGTCGATCGCTGCGTCCCTCTTTCTGCTTAGAAGTTACCCGTTCATCTGCTTCCATCGGCGCACCATATTCCGCGCCGCAACGTCCCACTCCGGATATTGAAAATCAAAGCCCGCGCGTTCCAGCACTCCTGGCAAAACATTGATGCTCTTCAGCACCAGCCAGGCCTCTGTGCCGAGGATGGGAGCGCCGATCTTCAAGGCAAACTCAGGCGCAGACAATCCTATCTTGACACCCGCTGCCTTCCGCAGGATCCGCATGAACTCGGCGTTCGGCAGAGGAACAGGAGATCCCATATTCACAGGGCCGGAGATACTCTCGTCGCCGATCATGAATTCGACCGCACGTACATAGTCCTTGTCGTGCATCCACGAGATAAACTGCGTTCCCGGGCCTTGTGTTCCGCCAAGGCCATACCGCACCAGTCCCAGCAGGACATCGAAGACGCCGCCTTTGTCCGGACTGATCGCCAGGGTCGTTCGCAGGGCAATCTTTCGCACTCCGGGAACTTCGATGGCGTCGAACGTGTTTTCCCAGGTCTTGACTACTTCAGCGGCAAAGCGCCAGGTCTCTGGAACAGCCTCGCCCTCGCCGCCGAGCCATGTCGTGGTCTCC
This genomic stretch from Terriglobus saanensis SP1PR4 harbors:
- a CDS encoding glycosyltransferase produces the protein MDLILSRWWRRARPCFVVKGMFFEEPCFNSCWGRFSAICRKPGRVSFFGMSAAHCRISVVIYGTQRETILARIGFLILSGAGHLYPSVTLAKALQERGNEIVFFGVPDVTHVITEQGLNFVPYGFTEYPVGTLQRVRTIGGSLKGQEAIQFYLQRAQILAQAAFRDLPQLISGQKIEALVIDQLFPGGATVALHLDLPYASLANALAVNKESGVPPPMTSWDYEIGTAAEKRNGDGWQRLKNAHIPLRDFDNAQRIAWGLDPYEDVWEDSFSSLAQISNQPKAFDLPRKQLPANFYYVGPLFQATSRQLVAFPWERLDGRPLIYASMGTAQNGLEWVFRAILEACAGLDVQLILSLGAGVITADDLDIPANAIVVPYAPQPQMLERAAVCITHAGLNTALESLSHGVPMIAIPITTDQPGVAARIRYTQTGEVIPLEELTAGRLRDLIHKVMGESSYRERSRALQQAFIAERPLIRACEIIESKVLSEIRRL
- a CDS encoding glycosyltransferase, giving the protein MARIGFLSLSATGHINPATALARGLQDRGHEIIFFGVTDMAHTITGRGLGFIPYGLKEYPVGSMQQLYNKLGKLKGTEGFQFFLERMLAQAEVVFRELPQLITEQKIEALVIDQLFPGGPTVAQYLDLPYASLAAALAANEEPGVPPLTLNWDYEDGVVAEVRNLAAWKQIGMAFIPWRDFDNSQRKAWGLTPYTKLFQDSFSLLAQIANQPKAFDLPRKELPASFYYAGPLVSAAARQPVDFPWERLDGRPLIYASMGTLQNGLDWIFRIILEACAGLDAQLIVSLGGGALTASELDIPSNAIVVPYAPQPQVLERAALCITHGGLNTTLESLMNGVPMVAIPITNDQPAVAARIRYTQTGEVILLEDLTVDRLRDLVKKVLTESSYRDRSQALQRAILAERPLIHACEIIESKVLSEIPARKIN
- a CDS encoding CHAP domain-containing protein, with protein sequence MPKLVFPGTTIMAGSTNKEAVTAIQKRLVIVGCGPVDVDGKYGAETAGAVEHFQARSVDSNGTPLLIDGKVGPTTWAVLFGDRTVPTLTKTKAVSPLLKKILNVAAGEIGTMEVPPGSNRGPEVDLYIEKTGLDPAGHFAWCACFVYWCFDKAAGSLDTPNPCPKTAGVLAHWADANHVSSARRILSEEAQNEPSLIVPGTLFLLRTSGTAGHMGLIEEVHGNQLTTIEGNTNDGGSREGIGVFRRTTRTIGQINLGFVLYS
- the rpsO gene encoding 30S ribosomal protein S15, whose translation is MLATAKKSDIISKFRTHESDTGSPEVQIAILSERIGELTEHFKTHKKDHGSRRGLLMLVSKRRRLLDYLKKNDSDRYREVIGKLGIRK
- the pnp gene encoding polyribonucleotide nucleotidyltransferase; translated protein: MKQEVTVELAGGKRITFETGRIAKQASGAAFTSSGDVVILATAVGAPDPKEGIDFFPLTVEYRETAYGGGRIPGGFIKREGRPSEKEILTCRLIDRPCRPLFPDGYRNETQVIAFVYSADKENDPDVIAINAASCAISLSDLPFQGPIGAVRVGLIDGNFIVNPTYTERKESLINIIVAGTKDGIVMVESGAKEIPEDKVIDAIEFGHEQVKLICAGIDELVAKAGKAKRIVNPVEIDDAFYNDLKSKVYDRVADALDTQKYAKIDSYAKIKEIKDELKKALPEGDAAASKKLSKYYELLREEIFRNQVTKDRIRPDRRAFDEIRTIDIEVGILPRTHGSALFTRGETQALVTATLGTGDDAQRMESYEGEQKKRFMLHYNFPPYSVGEVGRMTGTSRREVGHGALAYRAIEAVLPPEAESPYTLRVVSDITESNGSSSMASVCGASLALMQAGISLKGSVAGVAMGLVKEGDSYAILTDIAGAEDHYGDMDFKVAGTRNGITAMQMDIKIMGITPQIMREAMEQARHGRLFLLDKMDAVIASANEEKSRYAPQIRTLQIPTDKIRDLIGPGGKIIRGIVEATQVKIDVDDTGRVSIASSDPDNLARAIQMVSDITAVPEIGKTYLGKVVRLAEFGAFVEIFPGTDGLLHVSEIAEHRVKEVKDELREGDQVLVKVLAIEGNRIKLSRKAVLREQRAKLGLPEVEPAGGDVPRGTAPTSDKRSDEETITLEGGDDFDDEDEDDDEDFDGDEPTEGATNAPATDAPHGARPAGTGDAARRRRRRGGRRPGAAGGAPPRQS
- a CDS encoding acyltransferase family protein, whose protein sequence is MASSPRPAPLRTLQVLRGIAVMLVVVHHFSDVMAPFTPGHKVWDNGASGVDLFFVISGFIIPLSIDSSRSGFAATARFFQRRLERIVPLYWLVTTRTFLSMLYFGVPFTFLHIAGSYLFLPTRGRFGEYLPIVSVGWTLTYEMAFYLLIALVILWTGRVMEIVLPLVVLIGLVGITVPLPSVHMDLSLYLEFGLGMVAAIWYTRSKMRLPAVVAAFLLLASLTLEITAPFYTLRVVQWGILSFLILISALSLEGVIGSRLPRWSLLLGDASYSIYLVHEYGITIIRHLMLAKRLSPTMGLLLGCLMGLSFGLACYWLIELPILNFFKTRRLQLRKSIPTS
- a CDS encoding dienelactone hydrolase family protein; translation: MIITEEFVELTTPYGPMRTHILRPVAAGKYPGIVFYSEIFQVTGPIRRTAALIAGHGYIVAMPEVYHEFCEPGEVFAYDQAGSDKGNALKTTKELASYDADTRAVLDHLKQRPDCTGELGALGICMGGHLAFRAAFEKDVRATACFYATDIHKGSLGKGMKDDSIARAREIEGELLMIWGRQDPHVPLEGRRKVQTLLDELNLRYNWVEVNGAHAFMRDEGARYDPELALRLYGAVLDLFHRRLGQGDR
- a CDS encoding TIGR01777 family oxidoreductase; translation: MKIVLAGGNGQVGTLLARHFSRIGNEVIVLSRSASSRSPWRVVQWDGRTLGPWSRELEGADAVINLAGKTINCRYTTKNRSEIIASRVESTEAVGSAIQATQVTPKVWINASAAGIYRHSTSAAFTETTTWLGGEGEAVPETWRFAAEVVKTWENTFDAIEVPGVRKIALRTTLAISPDKGGVFDVLLGLVRYGLGGTQGPGTQFISWMHDKDYVRAVEFMIGDESISGPVNMGSPVPLPNAEFMRILRKAAGVKIGLSAPEFALKIGAPILGTEAWLVLKSINVLPGVLERAGFDFQYPEWDVAARNMVRRWKQMNG